From bacterium, the proteins below share one genomic window:
- the dapB gene encoding 4-hydroxy-tetrahydrodipicolinate reductase, with amino-acid sequence MIRAIVAGAFGRMGTAVIGFIDSTPGIELAGALEREGHPQLGQALVRRGGSEAPPVRVTSRFEDLPDDVDVLIDFTTPEATLRNLETCAEAGICAVIGTTGLNGEQKEALAIFAGRTPTVFAPNMSVGVNLLFQLAATAAAALGDDYDVEIIEAHHRMKKDAPSGTALRLAEIVAEALGRDLEKQAVYARHGMIGERTVEEIGIQTVRAGDIVGEHTLLLAGTGERIELTHRAHSRDNFARGAVRAALWVADRAPGLYSMADVLGLK; translated from the coding sequence ATGATCAGAGCAATTGTTGCGGGCGCTTTCGGCCGCATGGGTACAGCCGTCATCGGCTTCATCGACTCCACCCCCGGGATCGAACTGGCCGGAGCCCTTGAGCGGGAAGGCCACCCTCAACTGGGACAGGCCCTTGTTCGACGGGGAGGTTCCGAAGCTCCGCCCGTACGAGTCACCTCGCGGTTCGAGGATCTGCCGGATGACGTGGATGTCCTCATCGATTTCACGACCCCGGAAGCCACCCTGAGGAACCTCGAAACGTGCGCCGAGGCGGGGATTTGCGCTGTCATCGGCACCACTGGCCTTAACGGAGAGCAGAAGGAAGCACTGGCCATTTTTGCCGGACGCACCCCCACTGTTTTCGCGCCCAACATGAGCGTCGGGGTTAACCTGCTCTTTCAGCTGGCTGCCACCGCGGCGGCAGCCCTGGGAGATGATTACGACGTTGAGATCATCGAAGCACACCATCGGATGAAAAAGGACGCTCCCAGCGGTACGGCCCTTCGCCTGGCGGAGATCGTGGCCGAAGCCCTGGGAAGGGATCTGGAGAAACAGGCTGTTTACGCGAGACATGGAATGATCGGGGAAAGGACCGTGGAGGAGATCGGCATCCAGACCGTTCGAGCCGGGGACATCGTCGGGGAGCACACACTGCTCCTGGCCGGGACGGGGGAGAGGATCGAACTGACCCACCGCGCCCACAGCCGGGACAACTTTGCCCGCGGTGCCGTACGCGCCGCCCTGTGGGTGGCGGACCGGGCACCAGGACTATATTCCATGGCGGACGTTCTGGGCCTGAAATGA
- a CDS encoding LL-diaminopimelate aminotransferase — MKIEQADRLKSLPPYLFAELDRMKAEVAARGIDIISLGVGDPDLPTPAHIIDRLKRAVDNPVHHRYPSYEGMLSFRQAVAGWYASRFNVTLDPATEVVSLIGSKEGIAHTPLAFVNPGDVVLCPDPGYPVYSIGTLFAGGEAHIMPLLEKNSFLPEFDAIPADVLERAKLMFLNYPNNPTSAVAGRDFYEMAIAFARQHNILICHDAAYTEVYYDDQAPMSFLELDGAAEVGIEFHSLSKTYNMTGWRIGWVCGNADAVAAIGRIKTNIDSGIFQAVQEAGIEALQADQGPVAELRKVYQSRRDLACEMLSEAGFSFQVPKASFYMWVKTPGGLSSAEFVGRILRETGVALTPGNGFGKHGEGYFRISLTVDEDRLAEALLRVKNVDW, encoded by the coding sequence TTGAAAATTGAACAGGCCGATCGCTTAAAGAGCCTCCCCCCGTACCTCTTCGCCGAACTGGACCGGATGAAGGCCGAGGTGGCTGCCAGGGGGATCGACATCATCAGTCTCGGTGTCGGAGATCCGGACCTTCCGACCCCGGCCCACATCATCGACAGGCTCAAAAGGGCGGTGGACAACCCCGTACACCACCGGTATCCGAGCTACGAGGGGATGCTTTCCTTTCGCCAGGCGGTAGCCGGGTGGTATGCGAGCCGTTTCAACGTTACCCTCGATCCAGCCACGGAGGTGGTTTCCCTCATCGGATCCAAGGAAGGGATCGCACACACACCTCTGGCCTTCGTGAACCCGGGAGACGTGGTCCTGTGCCCGGATCCCGGTTATCCTGTTTACAGCATCGGGACCCTTTTCGCCGGCGGCGAGGCCCACATCATGCCCCTTCTGGAGAAGAACTCGTTCCTGCCCGAGTTCGACGCCATCCCCGCCGATGTCCTGGAGCGGGCGAAACTCATGTTCCTGAACTATCCGAACAACCCCACCTCCGCCGTGGCCGGTCGTGATTTTTACGAAATGGCGATCGCCTTCGCCAGGCAGCACAACATCCTGATCTGCCACGATGCCGCCTACACCGAAGTATACTATGACGATCAGGCTCCCATGAGCTTTCTCGAACTTGACGGCGCGGCCGAGGTCGGCATCGAGTTCCATTCCCTCTCCAAAACGTACAACATGACGGGGTGGCGCATCGGGTGGGTGTGCGGCAATGCCGACGCCGTAGCCGCCATCGGACGGATCAAGACCAACATCGATTCGGGTATCTTCCAGGCTGTCCAGGAGGCCGGGATCGAGGCCCTGCAGGCCGATCAGGGGCCTGTCGCCGAACTGCGGAAAGTTTACCAGTCGAGGCGGGACCTGGCCTGCGAGATGCTTTCAGAAGCCGGCTTTTCCTTCCAGGTGCCCAAAGCCTCCTTCTACATGTGGGTGAAAACACCAGGAGGCCTGTCCTCGGCCGAATTCGTCGGACGGATCCTGAGGGAGACAGGTGTCGCGCTCACTCCCGGCAATGGATTCGGAAAGCACGGTGAAGGCTACTTCCGCATTTCCCTCACCGTGGACGAGGACAGGCTGGCGGAGGCGCTCCTCCGCGTCAAGAACGTCGATTGGTAA